From Verrucomicrobia bacterium S94, the proteins below share one genomic window:
- a CDS encoding tail-specific protease, protein MRLKTTLSVLALLTLPMLGKGELEKSDLDVKKISRTVAYSLPVFHLNQLHFDEHISTNAFDLYINSLDPSRSYFLQSDIDAFSREANNLHKRLRKGDIDFARNAYEALMQRIDNRMKFIEQQLEKGFDLEVEEEFLWDRKDAPWPKNETEWNDLWRKRLKNEYIARLVSKEVYGDETNTVETVSSNAVAETETETTNTAAETGYDEEAEDANLSPEEFILERYKQFQLTMKSFDEEMILQRYLSSFSLVYDPHSDYMSPSSVEDFDINMKLSLVGIGAMLRPDDGTARIVRIIPGGPADRDGRLKAGDKIIAVAQGDEEPVSILHWPLYKAVRLIRGEKDSTVVLTVIPASDRSGTRTKKIDLVRDEVKLEEQAAKSEIKELELDGGITRKIGVITLPDFYADFTATSKNLADARRASSDVRRLIRNLQKEGIEGLILDLRNNGGGSLVEAIDITGQFISSGPIVQVKEKKGVQVLPDADPTVEYDGPMIVLVNRLSASASEILAAALQDYKRAIIVGDRQTHGKGTVQTLMPLGDKKGSLKLTTAGFYRINGGSTQLKGVTPDIYIPSYLDVMDVGEDSLEHALPWDTIRPAMYRTYDGFDRYLPALISQSEERLAANEEFQVYLTRRERLKERYETKTVSLSLKKRLAEAEAEKELDEIQSGAFLDDEDEDADNDHDLILNETLMILSDLIDLQQIAAQDADAPSLSEK, encoded by the coding sequence ATGAGACTTAAAACCACACTGTCTGTTCTCGCCCTGCTTACTCTTCCTATGCTGGGAAAGGGGGAACTGGAAAAAAGTGATCTCGACGTTAAGAAGATCAGCCGGACTGTTGCCTATTCCCTGCCGGTTTTTCACTTGAATCAGCTGCACTTCGACGAACATATTTCAACCAATGCGTTCGATCTCTACATCAACTCGCTCGACCCTTCACGCAGCTATTTTCTCCAGTCGGATATCGATGCCTTTTCCAGAGAGGCGAACAATCTCCACAAGCGACTGCGCAAAGGCGACATCGATTTTGCCAGAAATGCCTACGAAGCCCTTATGCAGCGCATCGACAACCGCATGAAATTTATTGAACAGCAGCTCGAAAAAGGTTTTGACCTTGAGGTGGAGGAAGAGTTCCTGTGGGACCGCAAAGATGCCCCGTGGCCGAAAAACGAAACCGAATGGAATGACCTCTGGCGCAAACGACTGAAAAATGAATATATTGCACGCCTTGTTTCCAAAGAAGTCTACGGCGACGAAACAAATACCGTGGAAACCGTCTCCAGTAATGCGGTGGCGGAAACCGAAACGGAAACCACCAACACCGCGGCTGAAACGGGATACGACGAAGAAGCTGAAGACGCCAACCTTTCCCCGGAGGAGTTTATTCTGGAACGGTATAAGCAGTTCCAGCTCACCATGAAATCCTTCGATGAAGAGATGATTCTTCAGCGCTACCTCTCCTCCTTTTCGCTCGTCTACGACCCGCACTCTGACTATATGTCGCCCAGCAGCGTTGAAGATTTCGACATCAACATGAAACTGTCGCTCGTCGGCATCGGGGCCATGCTCCGCCCGGATGACGGAACCGCACGTATTGTCCGCATTATTCCCGGCGGACCCGCCGACCGGGACGGCCGCCTGAAAGCAGGCGATAAAATCATTGCGGTGGCCCAGGGCGACGAGGAACCCGTCAGCATTCTGCACTGGCCGCTTTACAAAGCGGTCCGCCTCATTCGTGGAGAAAAAGATTCAACCGTTGTTCTCACCGTCATTCCGGCCTCCGACCGTTCCGGCACACGCACCAAAAAAATCGATCTCGTGCGCGATGAGGTCAAACTGGAGGAACAGGCCGCTAAAAGTGAAATCAAAGAGCTGGAACTCGACGGCGGAATCACCCGGAAAATCGGTGTGATCACCCTGCCCGATTTCTATGCCGACTTCACCGCCACCAGCAAGAATCTTGCAGATGCCCGACGGGCCTCTTCCGATGTACGCCGACTTATCCGTAACCTGCAGAAAGAAGGGATTGAAGGTCTCATTCTCGATCTCCGCAATAACGGCGGCGGCTCACTGGTTGAAGCCATTGACATTACCGGACAGTTCATTTCCTCCGGCCCTATTGTTCAGGTGAAAGAAAAAAAAGGCGTGCAGGTGCTTCCCGATGCCGATCCGACGGTGGAATATGACGGACCGATGATTGTTCTGGTAAACCGCCTCAGTGCATCAGCTTCCGAAATTCTTGCGGCCGCCCTGCAGGATTACAAACGCGCCATCATCGTCGGGGACCGTCAGACCCACGGCAAAGGCACCGTTCAAACCCTTATGCCGCTGGGCGACAAAAAAGGCTCACTCAAACTGACCACCGCCGGCTTCTACCGCATCAACGGCGGCTCCACCCAGCTTAAAGGTGTAACCCCCGACATCTATATTCCCTCCTATCTTGATGTCATGGATGTCGGAGAGGATTCGCTGGAGCACGCACTGCCGTGGGATACCATCCGCCCGGCCATGTACCGTACCTATGATGGTTTTGACCGATATCTTCCGGCCCTTATCTCACAGTCCGAAGAACGTCTGGCCGCCAATGAGGAATTTCAGGTCTATCTCACCCGGCGCGAACGTCTGAAAGAACGTTACGAAACCAAAACCGTTTCGCTCTCTCTTAAAAAACGTCTGGCAGAAGCGGAAGCGGAAAAGGAACTCGACGAAATTCAGTCCGGAGCATTTCTCGACGATGAAGATGAGGATGCAGACAACGATCACGACCTTATCCTGAATGAGACCCTGATGATTCTCTCGGACCTGATCGATCTGCAGCAAATCGCCGCTCAGGATGCCGATGCGCCGAGCCTGAGTGAAAAGTAA
- a CDS encoding mechanosensitive ion channel family protein has translation MEMVFMMKEIAFGDVTWGQILFLMGWILGAMLFGKMLQLFLNRLGKAGRFESRPWVQVAFRSFSRPIPFLFLTIGLRYGLGTLHFSENVSGIVSDSFSVLFTVAVAFFVYSMVDVIDHAITHVTQKTQTTMDDMMAPMVRKSLRVVVVVLGLVQVAQILSDKPITSIIAGLGVGGLAVALAAQETIKNFFGSLVIFADKPFELGERIKVGGHDGTIEEVGFRSTRLRTLDGHLVTMPNGELANQMIQNIGKRPYIKRVMNVTITYDTPPEKVQEALDILRDILKDHEGMKEDFPPRVYFNDYNPSSLNILAIYWYHPPAYWDFLAHAEKVNMELLKRYNEAGIEFAFPTQTLYVNGLEGNVEDLKV, from the coding sequence ATGGAGATGGTGTTCATGATGAAAGAAATTGCTTTTGGTGATGTGACCTGGGGACAGATCCTGTTCCTGATGGGCTGGATTTTGGGGGCGATGCTGTTCGGGAAAATGCTGCAGCTGTTTCTGAACAGACTGGGAAAAGCAGGACGCTTTGAATCGCGCCCGTGGGTACAGGTGGCGTTCAGATCATTTTCCCGTCCGATTCCTTTTCTTTTTCTGACGATTGGTCTGCGCTACGGACTGGGAACGCTGCATTTCAGCGAGAATGTTTCAGGTATTGTTTCTGACAGCTTCAGTGTGCTGTTTACCGTGGCTGTTGCCTTCTTTGTTTATTCGATGGTGGATGTTATCGACCACGCCATTACGCATGTTACCCAAAAGACTCAAACGACGATGGATGATATGATGGCTCCGATGGTCCGCAAAAGCCTGCGGGTGGTGGTCGTGGTTCTGGGACTGGTTCAGGTGGCGCAGATTCTGAGCGATAAACCGATCACCTCAATTATTGCCGGCCTCGGAGTCGGTGGTCTGGCTGTTGCGCTGGCTGCGCAGGAAACGATTAAAAACTTTTTCGGATCGCTGGTGATTTTTGCCGATAAACCTTTCGAACTGGGGGAGCGCATTAAAGTCGGCGGGCATGACGGTACGATTGAGGAAGTCGGATTCCGTTCGACGCGTCTGCGTACGTTGGACGGCCATCTGGTCACAATGCCCAACGGCGAGCTGGCCAATCAGATGATTCAGAACATCGGCAAGCGGCCTTATATCAAGCGGGTGATGAATGTGACCATCACCTATGATACCCCGCCGGAGAAAGTGCAGGAGGCTCTGGATATTCTGCGTGATATTCTGAAAGACCACGAAGGAATGAAAGAGGATTTCCCGCCGCGTGTTTATTTCAACGATTATAATCCATCGTCACTGAATATTCTGGCCATCTACTGGTACCATCCGCCGGCCTACTGGGATTTCCTTGCCCACGCCGAAAAGGTGAATATGGAACTGCTGAAGCGGTATAATGAAGCCGGCATCGAATTTGCATTCCCGACCCAGACCCTTTATGTGAACGGTCTGGAAGGGAATGTCGAGGATCTGAAAGTATAA
- a CDS encoding glucose-6-phosphate isomerase produces MTAKLTERSEWKALEAHFADAKDVHLRDLFTDPARADAFTLQAEDLRLDYSKNRITAETMEKLLALAESADLKKWIEAMFTGEKINATENRAVLHVALRAPKDAVIEVDGENVVPKVHAVLDQMSEFSNLVRSGTWKGFTGKKIKNVVNIGIGGSDLGPVMAYEALKPYTQRDLNVVFVSNVDGTHIAEALRDLDAEETLFIVASKTFTTQETMTNAHTAREWCIEQLKDEKAIAKHFVALSTNSEAVSEFGIDTANMFEFWDWVGGRYSLTSAIGLPLMIAIGPENYRELLAGYHKMDTHFRTAPFAENMPVILALLGIWYNNFFGAESQAILPYDQYMSRFAAYFQQGDMESNGKSITRSGEKVEWQTGPIIWGEPGTNGQHAFYQLIHQGTKLIPCDFIGFCKSQNPIGDHHVKLMANFFAQTEALAFGKTREALEAEGVPPELIPHKTFEGNRPTNTIMAEKLTPSVLGQLVALYEHKIFVQGIIWDIYSFDQWGVELGKILAKAILPELEGDSELAHDASTNALIEYFRANK; encoded by the coding sequence ATGACAGCCAAATTAACGGAACGTTCAGAGTGGAAAGCATTGGAAGCGCATTTTGCCGATGCGAAAGATGTACACCTTCGTGATCTGTTCACCGATCCGGCCCGTGCCGATGCATTCACCCTGCAGGCGGAAGACCTGCGACTGGACTATTCCAAAAACCGCATTACCGCCGAAACCATGGAAAAACTGCTGGCGCTGGCCGAATCCGCCGATCTGAAAAAGTGGATCGAAGCTATGTTCACCGGCGAAAAGATCAATGCCACGGAAAACCGCGCTGTGCTGCACGTGGCCCTGCGAGCCCCGAAAGACGCCGTGATTGAAGTCGATGGTGAAAATGTGGTGCCGAAAGTGCATGCGGTTCTTGATCAGATGAGCGAGTTTTCGAATCTGGTCCGTTCCGGAACGTGGAAAGGATTCACCGGAAAGAAAATTAAAAATGTGGTCAATATCGGTATCGGCGGATCCGATCTCGGTCCTGTAATGGCCTACGAAGCACTGAAGCCCTACACACAACGCGACCTGAATGTCGTTTTTGTTTCCAACGTTGACGGCACTCATATTGCTGAAGCACTCCGGGATCTTGATGCCGAAGAAACTCTTTTTATTGTGGCCTCCAAAACCTTCACCACGCAGGAAACCATGACCAATGCCCACACGGCGCGCGAATGGTGTATTGAGCAGCTGAAAGACGAAAAGGCCATTGCCAAACATTTCGTGGCGCTATCCACCAACAGTGAAGCGGTTTCCGAATTCGGCATCGATACCGCTAATATGTTTGAATTCTGGGACTGGGTCGGCGGCCGGTATTCTCTGACGTCGGCCATCGGCCTGCCGCTGATGATCGCCATCGGTCCGGAAAACTACCGCGAACTGCTGGCCGGATATCACAAAATGGACACCCATTTCCGCACGGCGCCGTTTGCTGAAAATATGCCGGTTATTCTTGCGCTGCTGGGTATCTGGTACAACAACTTCTTCGGGGCGGAATCGCAGGCGATTCTGCCGTATGATCAGTATATGTCCCGTTTTGCGGCCTATTTCCAGCAGGGCGACATGGAATCCAACGGGAAAAGCATCACCCGCTCCGGCGAAAAAGTGGAATGGCAGACCGGTCCGATTATCTGGGGCGAGCCGGGAACCAACGGACAGCACGCCTTCTATCAGCTGATCCATCAGGGTACCAAACTGATTCCATGCGACTTTATCGGTTTCTGCAAATCCCAGAATCCGATCGGCGATCACCACGTTAAACTGATGGCCAACTTCTTTGCGCAGACCGAAGCGCTGGCCTTCGGGAAAACCAGAGAGGCGCTCGAGGCCGAAGGCGTACCGCCGGAACTGATCCCGCACAAAACGTTCGAAGGCAACCGCCCGACCAATACCATTATGGCCGAAAAACTGACGCCGTCCGTACTCGGTCAGCTGGTGGCGCTCTACGAACACAAAATTTTCGTACAGGGCATCATCTGGGATATCTACTCCTTCGATCAATGGGGTGTTGAACTCGGTAAAATTCTCGCTAAAGCCATTCTGCCGGAGCTCGAAGGCGACAGCGAGCTCGCGCACGATGCCTCCACCAACGCGCTGATCGAATACTTCCGCGCGAATAAATAA
- a CDS encoding TIGR00725 family protein has protein sequence MKIHIGVLGPHTTTPEQYELGLSVGREIAENGAVLFCGGLDGMMRAAAEGAKSAGGLTVGILPGTDKAAANEFIDIRIPTDLGAYRNALLVRSCDAVIAIHGAYGTLSEIAFALRLKVPVIGLNTWEIRRNDQPDPGIHTAQTAEAAVALALRLATE, from the coding sequence ATGAAAATACACATCGGTGTACTCGGCCCTCACACCACAACTCCTGAACAATATGAACTCGGCCTCAGCGTCGGCCGGGAAATTGCAGAAAACGGCGCAGTACTCTTCTGCGGCGGACTCGACGGCATGATGCGCGCCGCCGCCGAAGGCGCAAAATCCGCCGGTGGTCTGACCGTCGGCATCCTGCCCGGCACCGACAAAGCCGCCGCCAACGAATTCATTGACATCCGCATTCCCACCGACCTCGGGGCCTACCGCAACGCCCTGCTCGTCCGCTCCTGCGACGCCGTCATCGCCATCCACGGGGCCTATGGCACCCTCTCCGAAATCGCCTTTGCCCTCCGTCTCAAAGTCCCCGTCATCGGCCTCAACACCTGGGAAATCCGCCGCAATGATCAACCCGACCCCGGCATCCATACCGCACAAACCGCCGAAGCCGCCGTCGCCCTCGCTCTCCGGCTCGCGACTGAATAG
- a CDS encoding coproporphyrinogen III oxidase, with protein sequence MKRIPANSPQAARALHLVESLQTRFVQGLEKLGGDHFQEREWFRDEGRHGGGRRFGVEDTAWLGRASVNVSQVHYDDEPERKLGAATAISTIVHPVNPFHPSVHIHISWTEMKSGRGYWRMMADLNPSIEDEADKQQFAEALQAAAPEQYDEAKEQGDRYFFIPALNRHRGITHFYLEHWNCGDFDTDLALARRVGVAAIDTYLRILEKKAAQNMQPSEADRAAQLAYHTLYFFQVLTLDRGTTTGLMVHDQNDVGILGSLPPKINKNLLQSWQSRMPEPQDRLIERMLNALPAEGVCTVDETTKKKLCDAVREHYRRFPEALALQASGNSTPPTVDNHR encoded by the coding sequence ATGAAAAGAATACCCGCAAATTCTCCGCAGGCCGCACGTGCACTGCACCTTGTTGAATCGCTGCAGACCCGGTTTGTTCAGGGTCTGGAAAAACTCGGAGGAGATCATTTTCAGGAACGGGAATGGTTCCGTGATGAGGGACGGCACGGCGGAGGACGTCGGTTCGGCGTGGAGGATACCGCCTGGCTGGGGCGTGCCTCGGTGAATGTTTCGCAGGTGCATTATGACGATGAGCCGGAACGGAAACTCGGGGCTGCCACGGCGATCTCCACCATAGTGCATCCGGTAAATCCCTTTCATCCGTCGGTTCATATTCACATCAGCTGGACTGAGATGAAATCGGGGCGGGGGTATTGGCGGATGATGGCAGATCTGAATCCCTCGATTGAGGATGAGGCTGATAAACAGCAATTTGCTGAAGCGCTTCAGGCTGCCGCTCCGGAGCAGTATGATGAGGCGAAGGAGCAGGGTGACCGTTATTTCTTTATTCCGGCCCTTAACCGGCACAGAGGGATAACGCATTTTTATCTCGAACATTGGAACTGCGGTGATTTTGATACGGATCTTGCACTGGCCCGACGGGTGGGTGTTGCGGCCATCGACACCTATCTCCGGATTCTGGAAAAAAAAGCTGCGCAGAATATGCAACCTTCGGAGGCGGATCGTGCCGCTCAGTTGGCGTATCATACGCTTTACTTTTTTCAGGTGCTGACCCTGGACCGCGGAACAACCACCGGTTTGATGGTGCATGATCAGAATGATGTGGGTATTCTTGGGTCTCTGCCGCCGAAGATTAATAAAAACCTGCTGCAGTCGTGGCAGTCACGTATGCCGGAGCCGCAGGACCGGCTGATTGAGCGTATGCTGAACGCGCTTCCTGCTGAAGGTGTTTGTACGGTGGATGAAACAACCAAGAAAAAGCTGTGCGATGCGGTGCGCGAACACTATCGCCGCTTCCCGGAAGCACTTGCTCTTCAGGCTTCGGGTAACAGCACCCCTCCCACGGTGGATAATCATCGGTAA
- a CDS encoding Rrf2 family transcriptional regulator, with protein MIKTITNSRFDRRLAMKLSTKGRYATRILLCISRLQGDQPVPKKRISEQEGISTDYIEQIIVPLKNAGLVSSVRGLRGGFRLAKDPADITVYDILAASEGDINLVGCLAEGCSKSDTCVVQRVWQGASDELRAYFSQITLRELHDDYDKQTADQPINFSI; from the coding sequence ATGATAAAAACTATAACCAATTCACGGTTTGATAGGAGATTAGCAATGAAATTATCAACCAAAGGCCGATACGCAACGCGTATACTTCTTTGTATTTCCCGTTTGCAGGGCGACCAGCCCGTTCCGAAAAAGCGCATTTCTGAGCAGGAAGGCATTTCCACCGACTATATTGAACAGATCATCGTTCCGCTGAAAAATGCCGGCCTGGTGAGCAGTGTACGGGGGCTGCGCGGTGGTTTCCGTCTGGCAAAAGATCCTGCGGATATTACCGTTTACGATATTCTGGCGGCATCAGAAGGCGACATTAATCTGGTGGGCTGCCTGGCCGAAGGCTGCAGTAAATCCGATACCTGCGTTGTGCAGCGGGTCTGGCAGGGAGCCAGTGATGAGCTTCGCGCCTACTTCTCGCAAATCACGTTGCGCGAACTGCATGACGACTATGATAAGCAGACTGCAGATCAGCCGATTAACTTCAGTATTTAA
- a CDS encoding DUF1294 domain-containing protein, translating to MHYFVYLIICANLIALIQMAADKRKAEKQRRRIPEIQLIAPTLLGGFPGILLGMTLFRHKTRKRSFQLKLLLTLAAFAGIVYFIIS from the coding sequence ATGCATTATTTCGTCTATCTCATCATCTGCGCCAACCTCATCGCTCTCATTCAAATGGCGGCAGACAAGCGGAAGGCGGAAAAACAGCGGCGGCGGATTCCGGAAATTCAGCTGATTGCGCCGACGCTGCTGGGCGGTTTCCCCGGGATTCTGCTCGGCATGACCCTGTTCCGGCACAAAACCCGGAAACGCAGTTTTCAGCTGAAACTTCTTCTTACACTGGCCGCCTTTGCCGGCATCGTTTATTTCATTATTTCATGA
- the cysK gene encoding cysteine synthase A: MPIYEDITKTVGRTPLVMLNRITEGLPGKVAVKLESRNPLYSVKDRIGVAMIEDAEKKGLIKPGSTLIEPTSGNTGIALAFTAAAKGYKLVLTMPESMSIERRRLLQVLGAELVLTPAEKGMPGAITEAQKLVDENPDAIMLQQFDNPANPQIHYDTTAPEIWEDSDGAVDVFVAGVGTGGTLTGVGGFLKEKKDGVKVVAVEPVQSPVISGGKPGPHKIQGIGAGFIPKNLNTELIDEVITIEGDAAGAMSRRLAKEEGILCGISAGGNVHASVELAKKPENAGKLIVTVICDTGERYLSTWLFEDN, translated from the coding sequence ATGCCTATCTATGAAGATATTACAAAAACAGTAGGACGCACCCCGCTTGTGATGCTCAACCGGATCACAGAAGGCCTTCCCGGAAAAGTAGCCGTGAAGCTGGAATCCCGCAACCCGCTCTACAGTGTAAAAGACCGTATCGGTGTTGCCATGATTGAAGATGCTGAGAAAAAAGGCCTCATCAAACCCGGTTCCACTCTGATTGAACCGACCAGCGGCAACACCGGTATCGCCCTTGCATTCACCGCTGCGGCGAAAGGATATAAACTGGTGCTCACCATGCCGGAAAGCATGAGTATTGAGCGCCGCCGTCTGCTTCAGGTGCTCGGTGCTGAACTGGTCCTTACGCCGGCGGAAAAAGGAATGCCCGGAGCAATTACCGAGGCGCAGAAACTGGTGGATGAAAATCCGGATGCCATCATGCTTCAGCAGTTTGATAATCCGGCCAATCCGCAAATCCATTACGACACCACCGCTCCGGAAATCTGGGAAGATTCCGACGGTGCCGTTGATGTATTCGTGGCCGGTGTCGGTACCGGCGGCACGCTGACCGGAGTCGGCGGTTTCCTCAAGGAAAAGAAAGACGGTGTCAAAGTTGTGGCCGTTGAGCCGGTGCAGTCTCCGGTGATTTCCGGCGGTAAACCGGGGCCGCATAAAATTCAGGGCATCGGTGCAGGTTTTATTCCGAAAAATCTCAATACCGAACTGATTGATGAAGTGATTACTATTGAAGGGGATGCTGCGGGTGCTATGTCGCGTCGGCTGGCTAAAGAGGAGGGTATCCTCTGCGGAATTTCAGCCGGCGGTAATGTACATGCCTCCGTTGAGCTGGCTAAAAAACCGGAAAATGCCGGTAAACTGATTGTTACGGTTATCTGTGATACCGGTGAGCGTTACCTTTCCACCTGGCTCTTTGAAGATAACTAG